One region of Candidatus Saccharibacteria bacterium genomic DNA includes:
- a CDS encoding histidine phosphatase family protein, which produces MNMYVIRHGQSVANAERVIAGQHESPLSELGVVEAQRAGQQAQAYHFDAIISSPMGRAVQTATIIAETIGHPAESIIVMEELRERFLGDIETKHYDETIYGNGNAELAEDVPNIEPLAHLAERLHTALERILELPAQNVLIVCHNGTGRMLQLLVRGGNLADFYEQPRMENATIYPLAAIGAPVSE; this is translated from the coding sequence ATGAACATGTACGTCATCCGGCATGGCCAAAGCGTGGCCAATGCCGAACGGGTCATCGCCGGGCAGCACGAAAGCCCTTTGAGTGAGCTGGGTGTCGTCGAGGCGCAGCGCGCCGGACAGCAAGCCCAGGCCTATCACTTCGATGCCATCATCAGCTCGCCGATGGGCCGCGCCGTCCAGACCGCCACCATCATCGCCGAGACAATCGGCCATCCGGCAGAATCAATCATCGTCATGGAAGAGCTGCGCGAGCGTTTTCTTGGCGACATTGAGACCAAACACTACGACGAGACCATCTACGGCAACGGCAACGCCGAACTGGCCGAAGACGTCCCCAATATCGAGCCGCTGGCCCACCTGGCCGAACGGCTGCACACCGCCCTGGAGCGCATACTGGAGCTGCCGGCACAGAACGTGCTGATCGTCTGTCATAACGGCACCGGCCGCATGCTGCAGCTGCTGGTGCGCGGCGGCAATCTGGCAGATTTTTACGAGCAGCCGCGCATGGAGAATGCCACCATCTACCCCCTTGCTGCCATCGGTGCGCCCGTCAGCGAATAA
- a CDS encoding GIY-YIG nuclease family protein, with amino-acid sequence MSIFSQPITFIDIETTGGSHRNSSILEVAAFRVEDDRVVEEFHSLVNPGTAVPYFITNITGIRTEDVADAPAFEDIAGELRAIMSGSVFAAHNVRFDLSFVKHQLELCGDRFNPRLLCTVRLSRALYAGEKSHSLENIIRRHQLQVAARHRAYDDAKVLWEFCQLAHTEHGPELFAEAVKKQMKTQTLPPNLDAARVESLDNSPGVYIFEDEAGQPIYIGKSIKLRERVKSHFSDSTKVTKEMKISQQAHGLRVVKTAGEMEALLLESQMVKEMLPLYNQKLRRSRQQVILEKSMTPEGYVAIGPTTVNLAEMEDFSNVYGVYANRMKAKEALLRHQKTYGLCSKLLGLEKGKGACFNYHLGRCNGACVRKEEPERYNARVDDAVARSKLEGWPFESAVIISENGEKPAVTGILVDQWCVIGRVSFGKGGPVIESVKRLFDMDTYKILRSFVLRQPEKVSIMPYGGQGTA; translated from the coding sequence ATGAGTATTTTCTCGCAACCGATTACTTTCATCGACATCGAGACCACGGGAGGGAGTCATCGCAACAGTTCGATACTGGAGGTGGCGGCTTTTCGGGTTGAGGATGACCGGGTGGTGGAAGAGTTCCATTCTTTAGTGAATCCGGGGACGGCGGTGCCGTATTTCATCACCAATATCACGGGGATCAGGACGGAGGATGTGGCGGATGCGCCGGCCTTCGAGGATATTGCCGGCGAGCTGCGCGCCATCATGAGCGGGTCTGTTTTTGCGGCCCATAATGTGCGTTTTGATCTGTCGTTCGTCAAACATCAGCTGGAGCTGTGCGGTGATCGTTTCAATCCGCGGCTGCTCTGCACGGTGCGGCTGTCGCGGGCGTTGTATGCCGGCGAAAAAAGCCATAGCCTGGAGAATATCATCCGGCGGCACCAGCTGCAGGTGGCGGCGCGGCACCGGGCGTATGACGACGCCAAGGTGCTGTGGGAATTCTGCCAGCTGGCCCACACCGAGCACGGGCCTGAACTCTTTGCCGAGGCCGTCAAAAAACAGATGAAGACCCAGACGTTGCCGCCAAATTTAGACGCGGCCCGGGTGGAGAGCCTCGATAACTCCCCGGGCGTGTACATCTTTGAGGATGAGGCGGGACAGCCGATTTATATCGGCAAGAGCATTAAGCTGCGGGAGCGGGTGAAATCGCACTTTTCGGACAGTACCAAGGTGACCAAGGAGATGAAGATTTCGCAGCAAGCGCATGGGCTGCGGGTGGTCAAGACGGCCGGGGAGATGGAGGCTTTGCTGCTGGAGTCGCAGATGGTGAAGGAGATGCTGCCACTGTATAACCAGAAGCTGCGGCGGTCGCGGCAGCAGGTGATACTGGAGAAATCGATGACGCCGGAAGGGTATGTAGCCATCGGGCCGACGACGGTCAATCTGGCGGAGATGGAGGATTTTTCGAACGTCTATGGCGTGTATGCCAACCGGATGAAGGCCAAAGAAGCGCTGCTGCGGCATCAGAAGACGTACGGCCTATGCTCGAAATTGTTGGGACTTGAAAAGGGGAAAGGCGCCTGTTTCAACTATCATCTTGGACGCTGTAACGGCGCCTGCGTACGGAAGGAAGAGCCGGAGCGCTATAACGCCCGGGTCGATGATGCGGTGGCGCGCAGCAAGCTGGAGGGCTGGCCGTTTGAGAGCGCGGTGATTATTTCTGAGAACGGCGAGAAGCCGGCGGTAACGGGCATACTGGTGGATCAGTGGTGTGTCATCGGGCGGGTGAGCTTTGGCAAGGGCGGGCCGGTGATCGAATCGGTCAAGAGGCTGTTTGATATGGATACGTACAAGATTCTGCGCAGTTTCGTGCTGCGGCAGCCGGAGAAGGTGAGTATCATGCCGTACGGCGGGCAGGGTACAGCCTGA
- the ftsH gene encoding ATP-dependent zinc metalloprotease FtsH — translation MAVKRPSNNRMSGIVKGVVFWAVIVVIGLTIWAAFQGPSLQEKPLSDIISRANSGDIKTIEQQGNNLLITPQGKNEATEKAVVPPYTNLVDLGLDITKVQYVGKEPTDNSVLLNFATIGFATLLIAGVFFFMFRQAQGQSNQALGFGKSRARLYGNDKKKVVFADIAGNGEAKQDLTEVVDFLKHPKKFQDVGAKIPKGVLLVGPPGTGKTMLARAVAGEAGVPFFSISGSEFVEMFVGVGASRVRDLFAKAKKNAPCIIFIDEIDAVGRRRGSGMGGGHDEREQTLNQILVEMDGFEQDTNVIVLAATNRMDVLDPALLRPGRFDRRVSIGLPERKDREAILKVHMKDKPVDESVDIDALAAKTAGSSGADLANIANEAAIIAARHNRKIIINEDVTNAFEKVAIGPERKTKIMSDAEKELTAYHEAGHAIVGHVLPDSDPVHKVTIIPRGGTGGVTWFLPPEDRSYTSIIEFKDVLARALGGRIAEKVKYGSERITTGAGSDLRKATEIARDMVIEQGMGKELRDQVFHENNGGMMFDRMVNERPYSDDTARLIDQEVAGLITEAAKRAEAVIKANPRKLDELAHALIKKETIDGKEVETILKGADLPAAAKLY, via the coding sequence ATGGCAGTCAAACGTCCGAGCAACAATCGAATGAGTGGAATCGTAAAGGGCGTCGTCTTCTGGGCGGTCATCGTTGTCATCGGTCTGACCATCTGGGCCGCCTTCCAGGGTCCTTCCCTGCAGGAAAAGCCGCTGAGCGACATCATCTCCCGCGCCAACAGCGGCGATATCAAGACTATCGAGCAGCAGGGGAACAACCTGCTGATTACGCCGCAAGGCAAGAATGAGGCCACCGAAAAGGCGGTCGTGCCACCATACACCAACCTGGTCGACCTGGGTCTGGACATCACCAAGGTCCAGTACGTCGGCAAGGAGCCGACCGACAACTCCGTGCTTCTCAACTTTGCCACCATCGGCTTTGCTACCCTGCTGATCGCTGGTGTCTTCTTCTTCATGTTCCGCCAGGCCCAGGGCCAGAGCAACCAGGCACTTGGGTTTGGTAAGAGCCGCGCCCGTCTATACGGCAATGACAAGAAGAAGGTGGTCTTTGCCGACATCGCCGGCAACGGCGAAGCCAAGCAGGACCTGACCGAGGTCGTCGACTTCCTCAAGCATCCTAAGAAGTTCCAGGATGTCGGCGCTAAAATTCCAAAGGGCGTGCTGCTGGTGGGTCCTCCCGGTACCGGTAAGACCATGCTGGCCCGCGCCGTGGCCGGTGAGGCCGGCGTGCCATTCTTCAGCATCTCCGGTTCGGAATTCGTCGAGATGTTCGTCGGTGTCGGTGCCAGCCGTGTGCGCGACCTGTTTGCCAAGGCTAAGAAGAATGCGCCGTGCATCATCTTCATCGATGAGATCGATGCCGTCGGCCGCCGCCGCGGTTCCGGTATGGGAGGTGGGCACGACGAACGCGAGCAGACCCTGAACCAGATCCTGGTGGAGATGGACGGTTTTGAGCAGGATACCAACGTCATCGTGCTGGCTGCTACCAACCGCATGGATGTACTTGACCCCGCGTTGCTGCGCCCCGGCCGTTTTGACCGCCGTGTTTCCATCGGCCTGCCAGAGCGGAAGGACCGTGAAGCCATCCTGAAGGTCCACATGAAGGACAAGCCGGTTGATGAATCAGTGGACATCGATGCCCTGGCGGCCAAGACGGCCGGTTCCAGCGGTGCCGACCTGGCCAACATCGCCAACGAGGCTGCCATTATCGCCGCCCGCCACAACCGCAAGATCATTATCAACGAAGACGTCACCAACGCCTTCGAGAAGGTGGCTATCGGCCCGGAGCGCAAGACCAAGATCATGAGTGACGCCGAGAAGGAACTGACTGCGTATCATGAGGCCGGCCATGCCATTGTCGGCCACGTATTGCCGGATAGCGACCCAGTCCACAAGGTCACCATCATTCCGCGCGGCGGCACCGGTGGTGTCACCTGGTTCCTGCCTCCCGAGGATCGCAGCTACACCTCGATCATTGAATTCAAAGACGTACTGGCCCGCGCCTTGGGCGGACGTATCGCCGAGAAGGTCAAGTATGGCAGTGAGCGCATTACCACCGGCGCTGGCAGTGACCTGCGCAAAGCTACCGAGATTGCCCGCGACATGGTAATTGAGCAGGGCATGGGCAAGGAACTGCGCGACCAGGTATTCCACGAGAACAACGGCGGCATGATGTTTGACCGCATGGTGAACGAGCGCCCATACAGTGACGATACCGCCCGCCTGATCGACCAGGAGGTCGCCGGCCTGATCACCGAAGCCGCCAAGCGTGCCGAAGCCGTCATCAAGGCTAACCCCAGGAAACTCGATGAGCTTGCTCATGCACTGATCAAAAAAGAAACGATTGACGGTAAAGAGGTGGAGACTATCCTGAAGGGCGCAGATTTGCCTGCTGCTGCCAAGCTGTACTAG
- the tatA gene encoding twin-arginine translocase TatA/TatE family subunit has product MPNIGATELIIILAILILLFGAAKLPQLARSIGTSARELRKGMSDDVSDDKPAAKSKNEA; this is encoded by the coding sequence ATGCCAAACATTGGCGCAACGGAACTTATTATTATCTTGGCAATACTTATCCTGCTGTTCGGCGCGGCCAAACTGCCACAGCTGGCCCGCAGCATCGGCACCTCTGCACGTGAACTGCGCAAGGGCATGTCGGACGATGTCTCTGACGACAAGCCTGCGGCCAAGTCCAAGAACGAAGCGTAA
- the lepA gene encoding elongation factor 4 — MQSTIRNFCIIAHIDHGKSTLADRLLEVTGTVQARDMKAQLLDSMDLEREKGITIKLAPVRMHYKRADGQQYQLNLIDTPGHVDFSYEVSRSLEACEGAILVVDASQGIQAQTLANVYLAMAADLTIIPVLNKIDLPAADVERVSGEVISLLGCKQEDILMISAKTGMGVPEVLDAVVDRVPAPQGQDAHAARALIFDSYYDDYRGVILYVRTVDGAISKSDTIKMCATGASGIALEVGALSPRMTPLKSIGTGEIGYIVTNLKSTREARVGDTVTLAKAPASQSLPGYQEVKPFVYAGFFPESNEFYQELKDAVEKLSLSDSALQFAPENSPVLGFGVRIGFLGLLHMDIVRERLEREYNLELIVTNPSTDYQVTLSNGTDLDIQSAAELPDVSQVAEIREPWIRGEIVVPKPYVGNVVQLIVNRRGLQSNISYVDARGGGNDSNGLAVIEFDAPLANVLTNFYDQLKSATSGYGSFNYELTGYRAEDLVRVDFYVAGNMVDALSVMAHRSEAQSLGRTTVEKLKEVIPRQNFQVALQAAIGGKFIAREDLSAYRKDVTTGLYGGDVSRKKKVLAKQAKGKKRMKRFGKVDIPAEAFTVLLKRD, encoded by the coding sequence ATGCAATCAACAATTCGAAATTTCTGTATCATCGCCCATATTGACCACGGCAAGAGCACGCTCGCTGACCGTCTGTTGGAGGTGACCGGCACGGTGCAGGCGCGTGATATGAAGGCGCAGCTGCTGGATTCGATGGATCTGGAGCGCGAAAAGGGCATTACCATCAAGCTGGCACCGGTGCGCATGCACTACAAGCGTGCCGACGGGCAGCAGTACCAGCTGAACCTGATTGATACGCCCGGACACGTCGATTTCAGCTACGAAGTAAGCCGCTCACTGGAAGCCTGCGAAGGGGCTATCCTGGTGGTCGACGCCAGCCAGGGCATCCAAGCCCAGACCTTGGCCAACGTCTATCTGGCGATGGCGGCCGACCTGACCATCATTCCGGTACTTAACAAGATCGATCTGCCGGCGGCGGACGTTGAGCGCGTTTCCGGCGAGGTCATCAGTCTGCTGGGTTGCAAGCAGGAAGACATCCTGATGATCAGCGCCAAGACCGGCATGGGCGTACCGGAGGTGCTGGACGCGGTGGTAGACCGGGTGCCGGCGCCGCAAGGCCAGGATGCCCACGCGGCCCGCGCCCTGATATTTGATAGTTATTATGATGATTACCGCGGCGTCATCCTGTATGTCCGCACCGTGGATGGCGCGATTTCCAAAAGCGATACCATCAAGATGTGCGCCACCGGCGCAAGCGGTATCGCCTTGGAGGTGGGGGCGCTGAGTCCACGCATGACGCCGCTGAAGTCTATCGGTACGGGCGAGATCGGCTATATCGTCACCAACCTCAAAAGCACGCGTGAGGCACGCGTCGGTGATACGGTCACTTTGGCCAAGGCGCCGGCCAGTCAGAGCCTGCCGGGCTACCAGGAAGTAAAGCCCTTCGTCTACGCCGGTTTCTTCCCTGAGAGCAACGAGTTCTATCAGGAACTGAAGGATGCCGTTGAGAAGCTGAGCCTGAGTGATTCGGCGCTGCAGTTCGCTCCGGAGAACTCGCCGGTGCTGGGCTTTGGTGTGCGCATCGGTTTCCTCGGCTTGCTGCACATGGATATCGTGCGGGAGCGGCTGGAGCGCGAGTATAACCTTGAGCTGATCGTCACCAACCCGAGTACTGATTATCAGGTGACGTTGAGTAATGGCACCGACTTGGACATCCAGAGCGCCGCCGAACTGCCGGACGTCTCGCAGGTGGCCGAAATCCGCGAACCGTGGATCCGCGGCGAAATCGTCGTACCCAAACCGTATGTCGGTAATGTGGTGCAGCTGATCGTCAACCGGCGCGGCCTGCAGAGCAATATCAGCTATGTGGATGCACGGGGAGGCGGCAACGACAGTAACGGCCTGGCGGTCATCGAGTTTGACGCACCGCTGGCCAACGTGCTGACGAACTTCTATGACCAGCTCAAAAGCGCCACCAGCGGGTATGGCAGTTTCAACTATGAGCTGACCGGCTATCGGGCTGAAGACCTGGTGCGTGTAGATTTTTATGTAGCTGGCAATATGGTGGACGCCCTTAGCGTCATGGCACACCGCAGCGAGGCGCAGAGCCTGGGCCGTACGACCGTCGAGAAGCTGAAAGAAGTGATTCCGCGGCAAAACTTCCAGGTGGCGCTGCAGGCGGCTATCGGCGGCAAGTTCATCGCGCGTGAAGACCTCAGCGCCTATCGCAAGGACGTCACGACCGGCCTGTACGGCGGCGACGTCTCCCGTAAGAAAAAGGTCCTGGCCAAGCAGGCCAAGGGCAAGAAGCGGATGAAGCGGTTCGGTAAGGTGGATATTCCGGCCGAGGCCTTTACGGTGCTGCTGAAGCGGGACTAA
- the murJ gene encoding murein biosynthesis integral membrane protein MurJ, whose product MTRAQSLLKKANVKFSLTVAASLLASSTFIAAILGLLRDRFLNRAFEDLPNYLDAYLAAFRIPDFMYFVLVSGALSVTFIPVFNARLSSGNKQSAWDLSSSLLNLLAIVTLIASVLIMVFAEPLIRYVVAPGLPDDVRDLAIAMMRIVAINPFLFAISSLLASMQQAQGRFFFFTLAPVIYNLGIITGILVFTQELTIFGTTVWEGGIMGVALGVVFGSIMQLIVSSFGMIGMKFDYRPLIFWKNKGFQQVLGLLPARSFDQGIDYFTTLVETNVASRIGQGAISAYQFALNLHMMPINLIGVAIATAFFPKMTERLAEGRVDLFKKELQTVLRVIIWLAMPVAMFTFVCRGYIVALISSDGELVIATLLGILTIAILFRSVFHIASRTFYAQQDTKTPLYISIFVIALNILLVVVFYQYTTLGVYGLALAQSIVAATEVIVLFVIMQRRLKGLLGAMFWAGLTRMVAATGLAYIVTYAMIYLIPFTKDDRTLFAVVAKLSIIGLVSFGSYVVFSWLLRLPEVMPIIAKLQKTIFRSYQSADGSR is encoded by the coding sequence ATGACGCGCGCCCAGTCCTTGCTTAAAAAAGCCAACGTGAAGTTCAGCCTGACGGTCGCCGCCAGCCTTTTGGCAAGCTCGACGTTCATCGCGGCTATCCTGGGGCTGCTGCGCGACCGGTTCTTAAACCGCGCCTTTGAAGACCTGCCGAACTACCTGGATGCGTACCTGGCGGCTTTCCGCATTCCGGATTTCATGTACTTCGTGCTGGTGTCCGGGGCGCTGAGTGTGACCTTCATTCCAGTGTTCAACGCCAGGTTGTCGAGTGGCAACAAACAGTCGGCCTGGGATCTGAGTTCCAGTCTGCTGAACCTGCTGGCAATCGTGACACTGATCGCCTCAGTATTGATCATGGTCTTTGCTGAGCCGCTCATCCGCTACGTGGTGGCGCCGGGTCTGCCGGATGACGTGCGCGACCTGGCGATCGCCATGATGCGCATCGTGGCCATCAACCCCTTCCTGTTCGCCATTTCCAGCTTGCTGGCCAGTATGCAGCAGGCGCAAGGACGGTTCTTCTTTTTCACCTTGGCGCCGGTCATCTATAACCTGGGCATCATCACCGGCATCCTGGTGTTCACGCAGGAGCTGACCATCTTTGGTACGACGGTCTGGGAAGGCGGCATTATGGGGGTGGCGCTGGGTGTGGTCTTCGGCTCGATCATGCAGCTGATTGTCAGCAGCTTTGGCATGATCGGTATGAAGTTTGATTACCGTCCGCTGATCTTTTGGAAGAACAAGGGCTTCCAGCAGGTGCTGGGGCTGTTGCCAGCCCGTTCATTTGACCAGGGTATCGACTACTTTACGACGCTGGTAGAGACCAACGTGGCCTCGCGCATCGGCCAGGGGGCTATCTCCGCCTATCAGTTTGCGCTCAACCTGCATATGATGCCGATCAACCTCATCGGGGTGGCCATTGCGACGGCGTTCTTCCCGAAGATGACGGAGCGGCTGGCCGAAGGGCGGGTCGACCTTTTCAAGAAAGAGCTGCAGACGGTACTGCGGGTCATCATCTGGCTGGCTATGCCGGTAGCGATGTTCACCTTTGTCTGTCGTGGGTATATCGTGGCGCTCATCAGCTCGGACGGTGAGCTGGTCATTGCGACGCTGCTGGGTATCCTGACCATCGCCATCCTGTTCCGCTCGGTGTTCCATATTGCCTCGCGGACATTCTATGCGCAACAGGATACGAAGACGCCGCTCTATATCTCTATCTTTGTCATCGCGCTCAATATCCTGTTGGTGGTGGTGTTCTATCAGTACACCACGCTGGGCGTCTACGGGTTGGCGCTGGCGCAGTCTATCGTGGCGGCCACGGAGGTCATCGTCCTGTTCGTCATCATGCAGCGCCGTCTCAAGGGATTGCTGGGCGCCATGTTCTGGGCCGGGCTGACCCGTATGGTGGCGGCCACCGGCCTTGCGTATATTGTTACTTATGCTATGATATATCTAATTCCTTTTACAAAAGACGACCGGACGCTGTTTGCGGTGGTAGCCAAGCTGTCTATCATCGGGCTGGTAAGTTTTGGCTCGTACGTAGTGTTCAGCTGGCTGCTGCGGCTGCCAGAGGTAATGCCCATCATCGCCAAGCTGCAAAAGACAATTTTCCGCTCATACCAAAGTGCCGACGGGAGCAGGTAA
- a CDS encoding DEAD/DEAH box helicase produces MPQTYHSSRPRRAASFQNGRSSAFGGRRAGSGFGGGRKKNLAKQQLDPARFVKAAQHVEVAAYEPTHTFNDFVINDLLKRNIAAKGFTAPSPIQDQAIPHALEGKDVLGIANTGTGKTAAFAIPLLNAIMADKSRRALIMAPTRELAAQIEEELRAFARGSGLFGALVIGGTAMGKQIRELRGNPNVIIGTPGRLKDHVQQGTIDLSIYNIVVLDEVDRMVDMGFINDIRFLLGETAEEKQSLFFSATMDPKVESLISTFMPGHVTVSVKTGHTSDNVDQDVIHYGADDEKLDKLHDVLIDENVVKTLIFHETKYGAERLSKALNQRGFKTEAIHGGKSQGQRQRALDAFKDNKVDTLVATDVAARGIDVSDITHVINYSIPNNYDDYTHRVGRAGRAGRKGYALTFVKKHGA; encoded by the coding sequence ATGCCTCAAACATATCATTCGTCACGCCCCCGGCGTGCCGCAAGTTTCCAGAACGGCCGTAGCTCGGCTTTTGGCGGCCGTCGTGCCGGCAGCGGCTTTGGCGGCGGCCGCAAGAAGAACCTGGCCAAGCAGCAGCTTGACCCGGCCCGCTTCGTCAAGGCGGCCCAACACGTCGAAGTAGCGGCTTACGAACCGACCCACACCTTCAACGACTTTGTCATCAACGACCTGCTGAAGCGCAACATCGCCGCCAAGGGATTCACTGCACCATCCCCAATCCAGGACCAGGCGATTCCCCACGCTTTGGAAGGCAAGGACGTGCTTGGCATCGCCAACACCGGCACCGGTAAGACGGCTGCCTTTGCCATCCCGCTGCTGAACGCCATTATGGCTGACAAATCGCGCCGGGCGCTCATCATGGCACCGACCCGCGAGCTGGCTGCACAGATCGAAGAAGAGCTGCGCGCCTTTGCCCGCGGCAGCGGCCTGTTCGGTGCGCTGGTCATCGGCGGTACCGCCATGGGCAAGCAGATCCGCGAACTGCGCGGCAATCCTAATGTCATCATCGGCACGCCTGGCCGCCTGAAGGACCACGTCCAGCAGGGCACCATCGACCTGTCCATCTACAACATCGTCGTGCTTGACGAGGTAGATCGCATGGTTGATATGGGCTTCATCAACGACATCCGCTTTTTGCTGGGTGAGACGGCCGAAGAGAAGCAATCACTGTTCTTCTCGGCCACCATGGATCCCAAGGTTGAGAGCCTTATCTCCACCTTCATGCCTGGTCATGTCACCGTCTCAGTTAAGACCGGCCACACCAGCGACAACGTCGACCAGGACGTCATCCACTATGGCGCCGACGACGAGAAGCTCGACAAGCTGCACGATGTGCTGATTGACGAAAACGTCGTCAAGACGCTGATCTTCCACGAAACCAAGTATGGCGCCGAGCGCCTGAGCAAGGCCCTCAACCAGCGCGGTTTCAAGACCGAAGCCATCCACGGCGGCAAGAGCCAGGGCCAGCGCCAGCGTGCCCTCGATGCCTTCAAGGACAATAAAGTTGATACGCTGGTGGCAACTGACGTGGCTGCCCGCGGCATCGATGTCAGTGACATCACGCACGTCATCAACTACTCGATTCCTAACAACTACGATGATTACACGCACCGCGTGGGACGCGCCGGTCGCGCCGGCCGCAAGGGCTACGCGCTGACCTTCGTGAAGAAACACGGCGCCTAG
- the tilS gene encoding tRNA lysidine(34) synthetase TilS — translation MDGLDEKRLVPQQGIYVVGVSGGVDSVVLLDLLWRQLGGPQLIVAHINHGLRDDAAADGRFVAGLAQRYGARYEQRDLPDVSHLSEEAGRRARYAFFASVGAAHGADGIITAHHADDVVETIAINLVRGTGWRGLCSLRSRPGVWRPLLSVRKTAVYEYAMRHGLEWCEDSTNHSHDYLRNTLRRRLPALERRQPDLARQLTRLHADQVAVCREIEALLAELVPADMTVLPRRFLELDDVVAAECLRRFLQLAGAPQTRPQLARALAFGRAAATGKRFSLNGRQFLRANREGLVVAA, via the coding sequence ATGGATGGATTAGATGAGAAACGGTTGGTGCCGCAGCAAGGTATCTATGTGGTCGGCGTGTCGGGCGGCGTTGATTCGGTGGTGCTGCTGGATCTGCTGTGGCGGCAGCTTGGCGGCCCGCAGCTTATCGTGGCACACATTAACCATGGTCTGCGTGACGACGCCGCGGCGGACGGGCGGTTCGTGGCCGGGCTGGCGCAGCGGTACGGGGCCCGGTATGAGCAGCGCGACCTGCCTGACGTGTCACATCTGAGCGAGGAGGCCGGCCGCCGGGCGCGCTATGCCTTTTTTGCAAGCGTGGGGGCGGCGCATGGGGCTGATGGTATCATCACGGCTCACCATGCTGATGATGTGGTGGAGACCATCGCTATCAACCTGGTGCGGGGTACCGGTTGGCGCGGTCTGTGTTCGCTGCGGAGCCGGCCGGGTGTGTGGCGGCCACTGCTATCAGTGCGCAAGACGGCAGTGTACGAGTATGCCATGCGGCATGGCCTGGAATGGTGCGAGGATAGCACGAACCACAGTCACGACTACCTGCGCAATACGCTGCGCCGCCGGTTGCCGGCACTGGAGCGGCGGCAGCCGGACCTGGCCAGGCAGCTGACCCGGCTGCATGCGGACCAGGTGGCGGTGTGCCGTGAGATCGAGGCTTTGCTGGCAGAGCTGGTGCCTGCTGACATGACGGTGTTGCCACGCCGCTTTCTTGAGCTTGACGATGTGGTGGCGGCCGAATGCCTGCGCCGCTTCCTGCAGCTGGCCGGCGCCCCGCAGACACGGCCGCAGCTGGCCCGGGCGCTGGCCTTTGGGCGCGCCGCTGCGACTGGTAAGCGCTTCTCCTTGAACGGCCGGCAGTTCCTCAGGGCCAACAGGGAGGGATTGGTTGTGGCAGCCTGA
- a CDS encoding glycosidase, whose amino-acid sequence MEPSLSKRGSASRHHAYNAISVSLIVAFAAFSYAVTQAAGATVAREAEAGGPPSVGARVVADAAASGSAALSFGDPAVQPPPTAQGAWSSGATSEALADFATWRGRLLDNSGTWPNRETWAIISNPDIYGAVSALAGYEQIWIGAAMLPEQETASFAQCATGAYDQYFKTYGTNLTRINRGNAIIRLGWEANGDWYAWSIRDDVENYKACFRRQVAAIRSTAPGVRIDWNMNKESKMARSVAEAYPGDDVVDIIGVDFYDNWPAYPDKAAWDADFMSQQNGGPRGLGAWLAFAKAHGKKFSVPEWGLNNGTGGGTDNPYFMQAMYGFFAEHASDLAYETYFNLMAPGFIIYPAGVNPAGAAEYARLWKQSPRL is encoded by the coding sequence ATGGAACCATCCCTTTCAAAACGCGGCTCCGCCTCGCGGCATCACGCCTACAACGCTATCAGTGTCAGCCTGATCGTTGCCTTCGCCGCCTTTTCGTATGCAGTGACGCAGGCGGCCGGTGCGACGGTTGCGCGGGAGGCTGAAGCGGGCGGGCCGCCATCGGTCGGTGCACGGGTGGTTGCTGATGCTGCCGCTTCCGGAAGTGCCGCCTTGTCCTTCGGCGATCCGGCTGTGCAGCCACCACCGACGGCACAGGGTGCCTGGTCATCCGGCGCCACCTCAGAAGCGCTGGCCGATTTCGCCACCTGGCGCGGCCGCCTGCTCGATAACTCCGGTACCTGGCCTAACCGTGAGACCTGGGCCATCATCAGCAACCCCGATATCTACGGCGCGGTCAGCGCACTGGCCGGATACGAGCAGATCTGGATCGGTGCGGCCATGCTACCAGAGCAGGAAACCGCCAGTTTCGCCCAATGTGCCACTGGCGCTTATGATCAATACTTCAAGACGTACGGCACCAACCTCACCAGGATCAACCGCGGCAACGCCATCATCCGCCTCGGCTGGGAAGCCAACGGCGATTGGTACGCCTGGTCCATCCGCGACGACGTCGAGAATTATAAGGCCTGCTTCCGGCGCCAGGTGGCAGCCATCCGCTCCACGGCCCCCGGCGTCAGGATTGACTGGAATATGAACAAGGAGAGCAAGATGGCGCGCTCCGTGGCCGAAGCCTACCCTGGCGACGACGTCGTCGACATTATCGGCGTCGATTTTTACGATAACTGGCCGGCCTACCCCGATAAAGCCGCCTGGGATGCCGATTTCATGAGCCAGCAGAACGGCGGCCCCCGCGGCCTTGGCGCTTGGCTGGCCTTTGCCAAGGCCCATGGTAAAAAGTTTTCGGTGCCGGAGTGGGGGCTTAATAACGGCACGGGCGGCGGTACTGACAATCCGTACTTCATGCAAGCGATGTACGGTTTCTTTGCCGAACACGCCAGCGACCTGGCCTACGAGACGTATTTCAACCTGATGGCACCGGGATTCATCATTTATCCCGCGGGCGTCAATCCCGCCGGCGCCGCCGAATACGCCCGGCTGTGGAAGCAATCTCCCAGGCTATGA